The following coding sequences are from one Geodermatophilus normandii window:
- a CDS encoding DUF4407 domain-containing protein, with the protein MKLLSRAALSEHLLTVAGANREVLREAPKERGKQVAMGAVLLTTAGLAVVSASYALRIALHLWVPVAILGGLVWGLVILNLDRWLVVSSPRLKSKLGTLAMAVPRVVLAVLIGAVVSTPLTLAVFSAEIGTEVRVMAAEAEDEFNQRMQDDSRTAELEAEQARIAELEADLADGVTQDDVNEAPAVVDVQRRLDEVTARYEAAEAAYNAEIDGTGGTGDQGFGPATDARRADRDRLRAERDDLARQLEALKAETYDQLLAEEAQKTIDQENELADLRADVTSLQQRLDAEAAAHEAAVDDSDGILARLTAMSRLEEGNPTLGTAHRLLFWFMTALECLPILFKTMLALGPPSLYERLLALGDEKVEERVKLRMQTEYEEAEVLARSALGAAEARAARMLEAESRATGMVLDAQLEVTRQGVERWRDEQFGDTRRSNGHGTDLVKHL; encoded by the coding sequence GTGAAGCTCCTCAGCCGTGCCGCTCTCAGCGAGCACCTGCTCACCGTCGCCGGCGCCAACCGCGAGGTCCTGCGCGAGGCGCCGAAGGAGCGCGGCAAGCAGGTCGCGATGGGCGCGGTGCTGCTCACCACGGCCGGCCTAGCGGTGGTGTCGGCGAGCTACGCGCTCCGCATCGCCCTGCACCTGTGGGTGCCGGTCGCCATCCTGGGCGGTCTCGTGTGGGGCCTCGTCATCCTCAACCTCGACCGCTGGCTGGTCGTCTCCTCGCCGCGCCTGAAGAGCAAGCTCGGCACGCTGGCCATGGCGGTGCCGCGCGTGGTGCTCGCCGTCCTCATCGGCGCCGTCGTCTCGACGCCTCTGACGCTCGCCGTCTTCAGCGCCGAGATCGGCACCGAGGTCCGGGTCATGGCCGCCGAGGCCGAGGACGAGTTCAACCAGCGCATGCAGGACGACAGCCGCACCGCCGAGCTCGAGGCGGAGCAGGCGCGGATCGCCGAGCTGGAGGCCGACCTCGCCGACGGCGTCACCCAGGACGACGTCAACGAGGCCCCCGCCGTCGTGGACGTGCAGCGCCGGCTCGACGAGGTGACCGCGCGGTACGAGGCCGCGGAGGCGGCCTACAACGCCGAGATCGACGGCACCGGTGGTACCGGCGATCAGGGCTTCGGGCCGGCCACCGACGCCCGCCGGGCCGACCGCGACCGGCTCCGCGCCGAGCGCGACGACCTGGCCCGGCAGCTCGAGGCCCTGAAGGCGGAGACATACGACCAACTCCTGGCCGAGGAGGCGCAGAAGACGATCGACCAGGAGAACGAGCTCGCCGACCTGCGCGCCGACGTCACCTCCCTCCAGCAGCGGCTCGACGCCGAGGCGGCGGCGCACGAGGCGGCCGTCGACGACAGCGATGGCATCCTCGCCCGGCTGACCGCGATGTCCCGCCTCGAGGAGGGCAACCCGACCCTGGGAACGGCGCACCGGCTGTTGTTCTGGTTCATGACGGCGCTCGAGTGCCTGCCGATCCTGTTCAAGACGATGCTCGCGCTCGGCCCGCCGTCCCTCTACGAGCGCCTGCTCGCGCTGGGCGACGAGAAGGTGGAGGAACGGGTCAAGCTGCGCATGCAGACCGAGTACGAGGAGGCCGAGGTGCTGGCGAGGTCGGCGCTGGGCGCAGCCGAGGCGCGGGCGGCGCGCATGCTGGAGGCGGAGTCGCGGGCCACCGGGATGGTCCTCGACGCCCAGCTCGAGGTGACCCGTCAGGGCGTCGAGCGCTGGCGCGACGAGCAGTTCGGTGACACGCGCCGGTCGAACGGCCACGGAACGGATCTCGTCAAGCACCTGTGA
- the bla gene encoding class A beta-lactamase, with product MPLPTRARRWAGLAGVLLAVAACSSPQAAPTPAPTSTPAATSTPAADVAGAFAALEERFDARLGVFAVDTGSGRTLEHRADERFAYASTIKALAAGALLARTSPADLERGVPINAGDLAAAYSPVTEGRVGGAMTLAELCDAAVRFSDNTALNLLLRELGGPAGLDAALEGIGDDVTEVARTEPALNSAVPGDPRDTTTPRALAGSLRFYAVDGAAEDDRALLADWLRRNTTGDALIRAGVPGDWEVGDKTGTGAYGARNDVAVLTPPGRAPLVLAVMSSRDEPDAEHDDALIAEAARVVAAAMA from the coding sequence GTGCCGCTGCCCACCCGTGCCCGACGGTGGGCTGGTCTGGCGGGCGTCCTCCTCGCCGTGGCCGCCTGCAGCTCGCCGCAAGCCGCGCCTACACCGGCACCGACGTCGACCCCGGCCGCGACGAGCACACCCGCCGCTGACGTGGCCGGGGCCTTCGCCGCGCTGGAGGAGCGGTTCGACGCGCGGCTCGGCGTCTTCGCCGTCGACACCGGCTCCGGCCGGACGCTGGAGCACCGGGCCGACGAGCGGTTCGCCTACGCCAGCACGATCAAGGCGCTGGCCGCCGGGGCGTTGCTGGCGCGGACCTCGCCCGCGGACCTGGAGCGCGGCGTGCCGATCAACGCCGGCGACCTGGCCGCGGCGTACTCGCCGGTGACGGAGGGCCGCGTCGGGGGTGCCATGACACTCGCCGAGCTGTGCGACGCCGCGGTGCGGTTCAGCGACAACACCGCACTCAACCTGCTGCTGCGCGAGCTCGGTGGTCCGGCCGGGCTCGACGCGGCACTCGAGGGCATCGGCGACGACGTCACCGAGGTCGCGCGCACCGAGCCGGCTCTTAACAGCGCCGTCCCCGGCGATCCCCGGGACACGACGACGCCCCGCGCGCTGGCCGGTTCGCTCCGCTTCTACGCGGTGGACGGCGCCGCCGAGGACGACCGCGCGCTGCTGGCCGACTGGCTGCGCCGCAACACCACCGGGGACGCGCTCATCCGCGCCGGCGTCCCCGGTGACTGGGAGGTCGGTGACAAGACGGGCACCGGCGCGTACGGCGCCCGCAACGACGTCGCCGTGCTCACCCCGCCCGGCCGCGCACCTCTCGTGCTGGCCGTGATGTCGAGCCGGGACGAGCCGGACGCCGAGCACGACGACGCGCTGATCGCCGAGGCTGCCCGCGTCGTGGCCGCGGCGATGGCCTGA
- a CDS encoding HAD domain-containing protein yields MGATGDRPILLLDVDGVLNSPRRQLPEGWRQGTFNGFRLSWDPTITARLRELHESGRVEIQWLTTWTTDADRLLAEPMGLPRGLKTHARADSAPTGFLGSLDGASGWWKLAVAQEVAAAEPDRRIVWIDDDLAEQADDTGDWLAANPHVLVVAPDLAVGLTHSQLGAVEAWLG; encoded by the coding sequence ATGGGTGCGACCGGGGACCGTCCGATCCTGCTGCTCGACGTCGACGGCGTGCTGAACTCGCCACGCCGGCAGCTGCCCGAGGGCTGGCGGCAGGGCACGTTCAACGGCTTCCGGCTGTCGTGGGACCCGACGATCACCGCGCGCCTGCGGGAGCTGCACGAGTCGGGCCGGGTGGAGATCCAGTGGCTGACCACCTGGACCACCGACGCCGACCGGCTGCTGGCCGAGCCGATGGGCCTGCCGCGGGGGCTGAAGACGCACGCCCGTGCCGACTCCGCGCCGACCGGCTTCCTCGGGTCGCTCGACGGCGCGTCCGGCTGGTGGAAGCTGGCCGTCGCGCAGGAGGTCGCCGCGGCGGAGCCGGACCGGCGGATCGTGTGGATCGACGACGACCTCGCCGAGCAGGCCGACGACACCGGCGACTGGCTGGCCGCGAACCCGCACGTGCTGGTGGTCGCGCCGGACCTGGCCGTCGGGCTCACCCACTCCCAGCTCGGCGCGGTCGAGGCCTGGCTCGGGTAG
- a CDS encoding EcsC family protein: MTENPETARNASLVKAGQELVERLLTVGIDGFGPFKHAEESAREALKGRSADEAVRALVRNHVSMAAAQGFVTNLGGVVTLPVTLPVNVGASYLVQTHLAASIAAVHGHDLRSERLRSAVLLCLLGNAGTEVLKKAGVTVGQKLSVTLIERIPVTLIREINRKVGFALVAKFGTKRAVLPLVKAVPVVGGVIGGGFDAVATRAVGAFAEKTFRPAGQDTGDSTDLSGSAARAADVVPA; encoded by the coding sequence ATGACCGAGAACCCTGAGACCGCCCGGAACGCGAGCCTCGTGAAGGCGGGACAGGAGCTGGTCGAGCGTCTGCTGACCGTCGGCATCGACGGCTTCGGACCCTTCAAGCACGCGGAGGAGTCGGCTCGCGAGGCGCTGAAGGGCAGGAGTGCCGACGAGGCCGTCCGGGCGCTGGTGCGCAACCACGTCTCGATGGCGGCCGCTCAGGGCTTCGTCACCAACCTCGGCGGGGTCGTCACACTCCCGGTCACCCTGCCGGTGAACGTGGGGGCCTCCTACCTCGTCCAGACCCACCTCGCCGCCTCCATCGCCGCCGTCCACGGGCACGACCTGCGCAGCGAGCGGCTGAGGTCGGCCGTCCTGCTCTGCCTCCTGGGCAACGCGGGGACCGAGGTGCTGAAGAAGGCCGGGGTCACCGTCGGCCAGAAGCTGAGCGTGACCTTGATCGAGCGGATCCCCGTCACCCTGATCCGCGAGATCAACAGGAAGGTCGGCTTCGCGCTCGTCGCCAAGTTCGGGACCAAGCGCGCCGTGCTGCCCCTCGTGAAGGCCGTCCCCGTCGTCGGTGGCGTCATCGGCGGGGGCTTCGACGCAGTGGCCACCCGGGCGGTGGGGGCGTTCGCCGAGAAGACGTTCCGCCCGGCGGGGCAGGACACGGGCGACAGCACGGACCTGAGCGGCTCCGCTGCCCGTGCGGCGGACGTCGTCCCGGCCTGA
- a CDS encoding TerD family protein, whose product MSVVLTKGGNVSLSKEAPGLRAVDVGLGWDVATFSAAEYDLDASAIMVDAHGRVTPGDEGFVFFNNLRSPDGSVVHTGDNLTGEGEGDDEVIQVDLGAVPPFVQKIVFAVSIYDADNRRQNFGGVRNAFIRVVDQVTNREITRFDLTEDASMETAMVFGELYRRDADWKFRAVGQGYASGLRGIAQDFGVNVA is encoded by the coding sequence ATGTCCGTCGTCCTCACCAAGGGCGGGAACGTCTCGCTGTCCAAGGAGGCCCCCGGCCTCCGCGCCGTCGACGTCGGCCTCGGCTGGGACGTCGCCACCTTCTCGGCCGCCGAGTACGACCTCGACGCCTCGGCGATCATGGTCGACGCCCACGGCAGGGTGACCCCGGGCGACGAGGGCTTCGTCTTCTTCAACAACCTGCGCAGCCCCGACGGCTCGGTCGTGCACACCGGCGACAACCTGACCGGTGAGGGCGAGGGCGACGACGAGGTCATCCAGGTCGACCTCGGCGCCGTACCGCCGTTCGTGCAGAAGATCGTCTTCGCGGTGTCCATCTACGACGCCGACAACCGCCGGCAGAACTTCGGCGGCGTCCGCAACGCCTTCATCCGCGTCGTCGACCAGGTCACCAACCGGGAGATCACCCGCTTCGACCTCACCGAGGACGCCTCCATGGAGACCGCGATGGTCTTCGGCGAGCTCTACCGCCGCGACGCCGACTGGAAGTTCCGCGCCGTCGGCCAGGGCTACGCCTCGGGGCTGCGCGGCATCGCCCAGGACTTCGGCGTCAACGTCGCCTGA